AAAGGCACAGGGCTTGAGCCAGCCGTTGATCTCAGTTGAAGTCATGTTCAGCGTTCTTGAGAGCAAGGCATGTGAGAATTTGGACAGATCAGAGAGGGAAGAGACTAATCCCCCTGCACTAATAACAGTCAGTACTCGGAAGTAGCTTTTGCATGATGGACTTACGGGGTGTTCAATTTGTAGTCTGAGCCCCAGCTGCTATCCCCAGGCGGAATTACCGCTCTATAATCATCGCCGGGCGAAGAAAAAGTATTCTCCATTTTGAGAGGACCTGAACCAATATCTTCGAGTAACTGTGCATAGGTCTTCCCAGTATACTCCTCAAGAGCCAAGCCGAGGATGATAAAGGCCATGTTGGAGTATGCCGGTCTCTCGTTGGGAGCAGTCTGCGGGTAAGACTCTCTCATTCCCGACAAGATCTCTGACTCTAGTGAGCATAGATCTCAGTGGATAGTTATGAGTTCTTGGTACCTTGCCCTGTGCAAGCCTTGTTGAGACCTATAACACCACAAGGTGGATAGTCGTCGTCTTCAATGGTGGGGAGACCGTATGCGAGGAAGACTTCTTTGAGGAGGTAAAAGTCCGAGAACCCATCTGAAACCTATCAGCGTGCTGTATCTAGGTAAAGGGGGATACCTACAGTTCGCCGGTGTACCGCCCAAGTACGAAGCCAGCATCCTCAAAGTCACATCCCTCCACTGAATCTTGGACTTGCCATCAAGTCCCGGAAGATACTCCGTAACCGGTGCATCAATATTCATACCGCTCTTTAGGAGCACATAATCCGTAAAGACCTTGGTTACGGACCCAATCAAATACTGGGAATCTCTGTCCAGCTTCTTTGTGCCCTTTGTGTTAGCGGCTGCCAGATGATGGTACTCCCAGATCGGCACACCGGGGTCGTCTTGTTCTGCGCTTACGACTGCAAGTGAGAATGAGACATTGTTGGTAGGCCATCCTGCGGTGATTGAGCCACAGAGAGCTGCGTTGAGAGTCTCAGTCAAGTTGTTGGCTGCAGCTTGGAAGATTGGAGACTTGGTGAGAGCTGTTGGTCTTGGGAGAACAGGGCCTTCTGGACGACACTTTAGCTCTGCTGAAGTGAACTGAGCCGTCAAAGACAGGATCTTAGCGATTGAGTACGATAGCTTCATGATCGAGGCCTTGTGATAGATTGTCTTGCATGTAGGCATGTAGTTCTtgtcattcatcatgtccgACAAAGCAGAGCTCTTATACGTTACATTTCATCTCCCATGAAGACAATCAATGACCATTCGCGTCCAAAATACGAAATACGAAACAAACGCATCTTCAGATCCATAGTCATTCGATGCAGAGATCTCTGAGGCAAGATCTAGATGATCGACACGGCAGTTGTCAGACGGCGTCGCGCTAAAGCAAGGTTGAATGCGAGATACGATGCACATCCCCATATTATTCTCTTGGCCCTGCACCACTTCTCTCATCACAGCAGAAAACAGTCATCTATTCATAATCCTCAAGTTAGATCTTGGGTGTGTCCATGGCACTGGGTATCAACCTCCACCGCACCGCCGTCTCATCCCTCGGCACAACCCCCATATCCTCAACCCGTCTCGCATTCACAAAATCAGGCCCTCCACTCCCCCACGCATAATCCTTCCACTCCCCAAGCGCAGGCCACATCTTTTCCCTCACAAGACTCTCAATCTTTACCTTGCGTTGCgtggcttcttcatcgcctaCGAGGCCTACCACGCTCGTCCACAGCGCCCATGTCTCTTCTAGCTCGTCTACGCTGGAAACGCCCATGACGCTTACGCCGAGACGGCCTGTGTCGCTGGGATTTATCCTCGTGCCGAACCGTGAGCCTACGCGCGCCCAGTTCTCGAGCGCCCACCGGATAGCCACTTCTTCGAGGTGCTCGCCTGAGTCTTGGGCGATGCTGGAGAGCTTGGCGCATAGGTCGCGGAGTTCTTTTGGGGCCGGGTGCCATGCGCGCATGGGGCTGTTGTCAATGCCGCGGGTGGTCAATAGTCCCATGCCGAGCATGCTGGCGTTTGGGACGCAGTCTACGCCTGCTGCTTGGAGGCGATCTAACAGTGCCTTGTTGCCCAGCTGGCTGTTTTGCACGCAGAAATTGCTGTACGACATGACAGCGTCTAACGGCTCTCCAGTCTCGCGCAAGATCATCTCTGCCAGCGACGCAAGCGTATCAACCGGGTATCCACTGATTCCGACATATCGAATAAGACCCTGATCTCTCAACCGTCGAAGCTCTGTAACTGCAGCGAGGACCTCCTCGGGCGAAACAAACTCCACATCGTGCGTGTACACAAGATCAAGATAAGAAGTGCCCAGCCGTTCAAGACTGCGACAAACACTATATCGGATCCAAGCGGGCGAGTAGTCAAACTCATCGCCCGCAATGCGCCCGGCTTTCGTAATGAGGAAATAGTTCTCCCGCGGCGGAGGAGGCGTCAATTTTCGCAGCGCATCGCCGAGGAGGATCTCGGAAGGGCCGTAGTAGGGCGATGTATCGAAGCCGAGGATGTTGTGGGCGAGGGCGCGGCCTACGATGTCGGTGTAGGGCATGTGAGTTGGATCGGGATGATATTGGTGGTTGAACGTTGCAGTTCCGAGGATGAGGGGAGGGATGACCTCTGAGAGAGGTTTTCTTTCGTCGGCCATGATCAAGAATGAGTTATTATCGCGAAGTAAAAAGGAATGCGCTTGAGAAGAGTCTTGGGTCCGTTATTTTTTGCGGCGTTGGAGTTTTCGGGTAGTGGAGGGGCTCGGCGATATCGGGATCTGTTGAAAAAAAGCACAGAATCACAGCATGAAAATCActggagagaaaagagattCTCTATGAGGCCAAGATATCTATCACGAAAGAGAAAACAAGGGTCCGTTAGTAATTTCAAGGGTCGCCCCTAATCGAGCGATCTACCGCCATCAAGCGCGATCGCGAGCGTATCTATGTCACTCTATGATGAATCATTATCAACAGAGAGGGAATTTCCCGCCCGACGGACCGACAAGACCAAAGCAAACCAAACCTGAAAGAGAAGTATTGGACCGAGTACGTAATTTGCGCATTCGGTTGCGCCATTTGACGGATCTGACCTGTCAAACGGGCACGTTGTTGTAAATCGTGAGGAGAGCAGTAAGGAGAGGGATGAGATGGTTTTAAGGTGAGCGATCAGCATTGGAATAATAAAACAAGATAGATTAGATCGTGACCCCCAAATGAAACCCCCAAAATGAGTGGATTCATTTAGTACCTTGTTCTATTCCCGTTCCATTACCTGTTTCTATCGGATCTACTTTGTCTCCGAGCGGGGAGGGAACTGGGGTGCAGTCAGTGAGTGGTTCGAGATGGTATCGTGCCATATCTCATCTGAGTCGACTTATTCAAGATTGGAGCAGGGAAAAAAGTGGTATGATTCCAGGAGCCAGTCCTTATCAATTATTGAAAGCAAAAAAAGTGGTGAGTATCCGTATCCTGAAAGAGTCGAGTTTCATCCAAATCCATGTTTTACGCCTCGACTCCAAAACCAAGCAGCAAAGAAAAAACAACAAGAGTGGAAAATCCGAATACGCTTCATCATGACGCCTCGCTCAGTCCATTTTTCAAGGGACTCCATTTCATATTCCAGGGGCCTTGTAAATGCGCCAAGTCATTTACTGTACCATGATCAGATGTGAGGTTGCATTGGTCCTTGGTTGACACATGTCATTCATATGCGTGGTGGGTGCATCAGACTCGTCTGAGACCGCGACCTCGACAGAAACACCCTGGGAAGCAAGTTAGACGATTGAAACGTATTGAGATGAGAATAACATACAGTCGCACTAGAAACAGTCAGTAAGGGTTCTTGTCCTGTGAACTAGGGGAAACTCACAAATGCGCTCGATGATCCTTCATTGTGAATGAGACAGTATCCGCCGCCGCACTTTTTGCAAAACTTTTGCGTGCGCTCAATGCAATCATTACACTAGATACCAATTAGCTTCCACATTCAGTGATTGTAGAGGTTGCGCACATTGATGCCGCATTCCCAGCAGCTTCGTGAGACATGTCTcttcacatcatcaccaccaaagggATGATAACACGTCTCACACCACCACTTATTACACGCAACACAGAACCTATCCCTCAAGCAATCGGCACACCTGGGCACGAAATCCTCATGTCCCGGGCGCGGCGTCGTGGCAGCCTGCACGGACGACGAGAGGATCGGCGGCGGAGCTAGCAGCGGCAGCGAAGAGCAGTGCGTCCTAGCCGTCATGACGCCCTCCGGCGCTTTGCCACAGCCCGCGCAGCCACCAACGGAGAAGGTAGCGACCGCTGGGCTGCACGGCGAGGAGACGCTGCAGGACCCAAAGGCTGGCGAGCTGGCGTGGCGGGGACCCTGGCAGAGCACTGCGTCGAAGGAGATGAGGCCCTGGCAGGCGAGCAGGCACTGCGCCCAGTCGTCCATATCGCTGGTGCTGTTGAGGACACGGCCCTTTTTGGACCACCATGCATCAGCAGAGTCCTGGGAGTTTTCATCGCAGGGCATGGGGCCGAAGACGTAGACTGCTTTGAGTCGTGGGGTGCTCTCTGGGCGAGAGCTGCGACAGGCGTATGCTAGCGCTGCGCGAAGCTTGCCCTGGTTCAGGTTGTTGACGCCGCGGATCGAGAGCATGCGCACGCTGTATGACGGATCGTTGATGATCTCATGACAGAGCTCAGCTGTGACGGAGAGGCCGTCGAGGATTAGGGATTGGACATCACGAAGAATATCGCGTTGTCGTAGGGTAGAGAAAATGCCCCTCAAGGGCCCGGCGTAGAAGCTATGGACCCTGTAAGCTAACAGCCGTTTTAAAGTGGTCGCAGCGCAGAGGACAAGGGTATAGTGGACACAAGCAACGGGTAAACTCACTCATCTTCAGTCAGGTAATCAGAAAGAGTGACATTATGCCAGACTGCGAGATTGCGCTCTGTTTCTTTATGGGCGTCTTCGCAATGCGCTGTCTTGACCCGTGTAAGATCGATGTGACGAAAGGTACCGGGCGTTTGGTGCAGGAGATATCGAATATCGCGACAGGTTGCGGCGAGGTTTAGAAGGCCTGATACAGGGAGGTAGGGAAGGGTGTGACGAAGGACGAGAGAATTGTATAGAGTGTCAAAGAGGGTCAAGCCCTTTGTTTGGATCTGAGTGATCTCTGCGCGCGTTTGGTGGTCGACGATAACTTGGCTCATGTCAGGCTGGCATGAGTATTACAAAAGATAGGTATTCAATGGAATGAAGCAGCCCAACTGGCAAGGAGGGCTAATGGGGGGATATAAGGGGGGAAAATGATAGAGGAAGAGGGGAGGGTTGGTGATGAAGGatatatagctactatatacggagtacacaTGTTGAGACAAGACATGAGGGATGGGCCGTGTCATGCCAGCGGCCAAAGCGGCAATGATTTACTGGGAACAGATTTGGTCTGGGGGAGATACAGCATGCACCGTTTGGGTGGGATGGGGACATGACATGGCCCGGGATAATAGACAAGATGGGCTGAGATGAGATTGGATTGGCGAGCCAAGTTCAGGTGGCTCGGAGGGTTTGACGTTGTGAGTCAAGCTACATTAACATTACACAAGCTTGTTAGTTGACAAGCTTGGATGATCAAGTGGGGGGGCCTtttctcaacaacaccaaaagaATATACTACATAAAAAAAGACGTTCCGGCTGAACCGGATACAGAATAACGGCATGCATGAGTGTGAGGGGGGATCGGCCCGTGTGAGCAGTCGATGTGGGGATTGGATGCATTGTCCAAGGTGAGGAATCGGCCAGACTGATGATATCTTGACAAGatggcatcaccaacaagaccAAAGCAAGGTTGGGGGGATCTATCTTATCTCGAGAGGCGCACCATTCAATAGCTGAGCTTTGCGGCGGGAGCTAATGAGCatgggtaggtaggtaggtaggtaggtaggtaggtaggtaggttgcGTGTAGGGGTCCTATGTAACTCGACTTCTGTGCCGtagatcaagaagagcccCCTTTGGCGGGTAAAATGAGCTGTGTCACATTTCAAGGTGTATCCGTACAGCTACCCTGATCAGCATGCCAGGTGTTTTGCAGATCCTACATTTCGGCGCCCGAGATTGCCAAGATAATAACCTCAGTTGATGAAATGAACATTTCTTCAGGGCAATTGACTAGTTCAGTGGGAAGAAGGCTTGGAGCTGGTAGGGTCAAGCTCTGTGAGCCTGTATATCTCGTCGGTCCGGGGATGCATTGCCGGGTCTCTCATCATGACCGCTCTGAATTCAGCCATCATGGGTGGGTTAGGTTGCGCTGCATTTAGCCAAATTCTGTGGGGGTCAAAACACCAACTCTGTTTCACTCGCAGTCGCGGACTTGTAAGAGCGGtgaataaaaaaagaattaccAGTATTTGTTTCGATCGACCATACAGATTTGCCAAGACGGATCTGCTGTGTGATTATGGTTCTGTGCCGTGTCTGGAATTACGCGTAGTTTTGTTCAAGCCACGTTGATCGCCGAACAACAAAATACCACTGCCAATGCTGCTACGT
The window above is part of the Fusarium musae strain F31 chromosome 6, whole genome shotgun sequence genome. Proteins encoded here:
- a CDS encoding hypothetical protein (EggNog:ENOG41~MEROPS:MER0002489); the encoded protein is MNDKNYMPTCKTIYHKASIMKLSYSIAKILSLTAQFTSAELKCRPEGPVLPRPTALTKSPIFQAAANNLTETLNAALCGSITAGWPTNNVSFSLAVVSAEQDDPGVPIWEYHHLAAANTKGTKKLDRDSQYLIGSVTKVFTDYVLLKSGMNIDAPVTEYLPGLDGKSKIQWRDVTLRMLASYLGGTPANYGFSDFYLLKEVFLAYGLPTIEDDDYPPCGVIGLNKACTGQGTKNS
- a CDS encoding hypothetical protein (EggNog:ENOG41), which gives rise to MADERKPLSEVIPPLILGTATFNHQYHPDPTHMPYTDIVGRALAHNILGFDTSPYYGPSEILLGDALRKLTPPPPRENYFLITKAGRIAGDEFDYSPAWIRYSVCRSLERLGTSYLDLVYTHDVEFVSPEEVLAAVTELRRLRDQGLIRYVGISGYPVDTLASLAEMILRETGEPLDAVMSYSNFCVQNSQLGNKALLDRLQAAGVDCVPNASMLGMGLLTTRGIDNSPMRAWHPAPKELRDLCAKLSSIAQDSGEHLEEVAIRWALENWARVGSRFGTRINPSDTGRLGVSVMGVSSVDELEETWALWTSVVGLVGDEEATQRKVKIESLVREKMWPALGEWKDYAWGSGGPDFVNARRVEDMGVVPRDETAVRWRLIPSAMDTPKI
- a CDS encoding hypothetical protein (EggNog:ENOG41); its protein translation is MSQVIVDHQTRAEITQIQTKGLTLFDTLYNSLVLRHTLPYLPVSGLLNLAATCRDIRYLLHQTPGTFRHIDLTRVKTAHCEDAHKETERNLAVWHNVTLSDYLTEDDFYAGPLRGIFSTLRQRDILRDVQSLILDGLSVTAELCHEIINDPSYSVRMLSIRGVNNLNQGKLRAALAYACRSSRPESTPRLKAVYVFGPMPCDENSQDSADAWWSKKGRVLNSTSDMDDWAQCLLACQGLISFDAVLCQGPRHASSPAFGSCSVSSPCSPAVATFSVGGCAGCGKAPEGVMTARTHCSSLPLLAPPPILSSSVQAATTPRPGHEDFVPRCADCLRDRFCVACNKWWCETCYHPFGGDDVKRHVSRSCWECGINVRNLYNH